CTTCATCTCCAAAAACCTGACAAATAAAAACATCATGATGAATAAAAAAGCAAAAAAGTAAAATTGCTATTGAAGTCAGTGTAGCctggatataaaaatttaaaaaaaggttTAAAACAGGCTAGTGATGGCTACAGTTTTTACTCATGACCCTACCATCATATGATAACAGAAAAAAATGGATCCACATGAAGATAAAGCAACAAACTGCATGAAAACAAACATACCAAACACAAAATAATGAATCAAATACAGAATAAAGTGTGAAGAGCCATAACATTCTATtgcaagacaattaaagcaaatcAGAATGAGTATCCTCTCAGACTAGAATTACAGAAGCCATCATTTGTTTCATTTTCTCTTTCAAACCACTACAGCCTTGAGTCATATTCTCCCCTTACTAATGTGCACATAGTAAGCAGAAGACAGTGCTACAGTGAACAACCCACCAAAATATTAAACTATTATACAGCCCACTGCAGATGATTACAAAGTTAAACCAAATTACCAGGTTCCTTCCTGATCATTGGCAAAACTTTTAAGTAATCCCTAATTTCTAAAGCACTGGGAAACAATAACATTAGGAAGATAATGGAAACTAGAAAAGACCCACATTTGCAGCTAAAACTTGGCCAGTCGAAAAACAAAACTGTGTATGCCTTAGCATTCACCAATCATAGATGTAAGAGCACCTATTTAATTAACTGAGCAATAGTAGTCCCAAATGTAGGAGCACCTCATCTCTAAGAAATAATAATCCCAGCATTTATCCACAATAAGTTGTCCTCACTGATCACAGAAACAAATTATTAAACACCATTATATAAATTTCCAGAAAATCAAACCATCCAAGAGCATCCCATTGTGTGATCGCACAAAAAAGAGATACTTTAACTCAGTTAAATGTCAGCCATTAAATATTCTTAAGTTTTATTGCAACCTATAAAATTAGCAGGGTtcataagaaataaaattaaatacaaCTAATAATTCTATTAAGAATAAAGTAGGCTATATAGAGATGAGTAATAAAAGCCACATAAAAGTTGCCAAGAATAAAATCTTTGACATTGCATAAGTTATCTTATAGGTGTaagcccatgatgaaatattgaatCATGAAATCAAACATCATGTGAAGGAAGAAATTTAGTGGAAAACTACATGACCACTTTCTAGGCAGACTTAGATGCATGTACTAGCAATGTTATTGTCACAGTACAATAAACAATTTAAAAAGTTTCAGATGAAGGTAGTACTACCATGTTTAGAAGAAAATGTTGGTGTATGAAATGAAATGACCATGCATGCCAAAGACTTGACTTTCACAAATCAAGCAGGGAACATTGAAGAATCTTCATATAATGGAATATGCCTATAGGATCATGTTAAGCAGCTCACTCTCATCTCAATTCTATCAGTAATGGTGCCCAAAAACTATAAGGTCACTCCCCTGCACTTAATGATTTGAGTTACAAAACTAGTCTTTTTACCTGTAGGCATAGTCCATATGGTCTGAACACCTTTAATTTCTGAATCACTTCTTATAGTCCAATTACAACTCTCTTACAGACACCATTGAAAAAGTTTGCATTTTGTCAATATCTGAAAACTAAAGACAAAAGCAGTCGCTGGTACCAATCATGTTGATGAACCAAGAAAAATACTCAATTAAAACATCTCAATATAAGAAGTATTAAAGTCAATTGATTTGAGTTACAAAACTAGTCTTTCTACCTGTAGGTATAGTCCATATGGCCTGGACACCTTTAATTTCTGAATTACTTCTTATAGTCCATTTACAACTATCTTACAGACACCAGTGAAAAAGTTTGCATATTGTCGATATCTGAAAATTGAAGATAAAGTAGTCTCTAGCACCAATAATGTTGATGAACCAAGAAAAATACTCAATCAAACCTCTCAATATACGAAGTATTAAAGTCAACCTTTTTACTGGCAGAAGCAAAAATGCATTCTACAAAAAACATTCAATTGAGTCTGCATTTAATATTCAGAAATTCAACTAGTACATGGTTTTTTGTGAAAATGAAGGAGCCATCCAGATTAGCCTTGCTCTTCTTTTATCCGTTCTAACTCTGATAAACATAGTCATGCTCAGAAGACGGTCTTAAGCGAATAAAGCAAGCAATGCAAAATATATCACTTTCCATATGCGTAAAAGTAAAGTCTAGGTGTCATTTGGAAGCAAAGACGGTTTAGTCTTTAGAACCAGTCCCCACCATTACAACGCCAACTCTCTACTACGAATATTCCACCACAACGCGTGCAGTGTCTTTCTGGCACAACTACATTTAACACCAATATGTGATCCTTGTAAATGCATCATTAATGTAACAACCAGACTTCTCTAAAAGTTTGACATTGTCTCATCTCAACCGCATCAAGAAAAGTCATCAAGATTTACCAGAAATAGAACTCTGATCATTCATCTCAAGTTTCAACTTCGAGCACATCGCCTACGGCAAGGCAGAAAAGCAGCAACATCAACTGCTAGTTCGACCACAGATGCCATCTAACAAGACTTCTCAGATCTCTGTTCATCGGGTTGGTTAGGGTTCTTCCGAAACAGCCGAAAAAAGCTCGGGAGAAAATAATCCgaaagggaaagaaaaagaattgcAGCCCAGGACTGTTCATGTGATTTCTTGAAGGACCTAAGCGCCTTTCAGATATCGGCAGTACCGAGGCCAGAATCCTCGATTTCTTGACCCACCCGCCCACCCCACacagggaaaagaaaagaaagcgactAGTAAGAAGAAAAGGGGAAACGAGGAACTGAGGAAGACGAAGAAACCTGAATGGCGCTGTGGAAGATGCCGCCGAGGCCGATGCGATCCTTGAAGATGCGGTTGATCTGGAGGATGGTGTTGTTCGTCTTCTCCGATCCGCTGTTCGTCACGTCGTACACGTGCAGCACCACCTCCTTCATCCTCCCCCAATCCCCTTCTACCAACCTCTCTCCCCCGCTACTTCTCCCTCTACCCGACACTCCCTCTCTCTTTCCCCCCCTTTTGAGAATCTACAACGAGGAGAAGCCGAGGAAGCATTATAACTACAGCCGAAACAGAATCATTTGGGAAATATAACAACATTCCACAGAATCCCTAATGCCAATCCTGATGACCTACCTAAATGGGGGACCTACCCCACCGCTGCTTCCAATTAAGGAAAGGTATTTGAACGCGTAAACTCCAGGAGTGACCCGATTTAACGCGTAAACTCCAGGAGTGACCCGATTTAACGGTGTCATCACCAAGAAGGAACGTTCCCCCTACGCCCGTGCCGTGGAGGGGATTGACTCGAGTTGCTCTGCCGATGTAGTTGGGCTTTATACGTatcttttctgttctttcgctCTTCACGAGTTCCATTTCGGAATCCGCAGAACTGTTCCACGGCGTTTTCACCATCTCTTCGTTATATTATTTTACGTGCATTCTTGTAGTGCGATCAATCGTTCTCAACTTCTCTCGTAAAGATCTTTTTcccagataattaatactaatggTCTATGATTTCGGAATTAGTTAACTTGGATATCTCTCGTAGAGATGTTTATCCGCTTTGAACTGGAACGAGATTTGATGGCAACGTTCGGGTGAATCAATGCAGGGACGGACGTCACTTGGGGTTCGAACCGCAAATTCGATTGAAAGAAACCGAGTTGATGCGACAAGTTGGTCTTGAGAAATGCGTTTGGAGGATCCATGGATATATGGATTGGGCTACAAACATGGAGGTCTGCCTGCGGAGGTATGGAAGGCACCGCTGGGTTCTTTCGTCTTTGACTCGTCTTAGGAATCACCTCGATTGATGGCGCTTTTTCAATGCATGGACAGGAAGAAAGCCAAAGTTGATTTACGTTTAAAGCAATCCAATATTCTTAACACCTGCGAAGCGATTTCATGTTTGCCTTGCAAGGCATGCCTTCATCCTTTACGTTGCTGCCTCATTGTTCCCTCGCTTGATGCATCAAAAGCCCGATACGTACCTTTGTCGGCGACATCGATCGCCAAACGATGACTTGTGCTTCTTTCCCATCTCAAACCCTTAGCCCGACACCTCGCAGCAAATCTCTTCCTCAGTCATCTTCAGCAGCTTGCGTTTGCCTTCACTTCATCGAGACAAACCAAAAAAGAGGCCGTTATTTGAGAGGGAAGACAGCGATATCTCGTTCGTCGACGAGACTACTTCCATGGGTACCTCTCTGTGCCAGAAAACCTCCGCCGCGAGGTGAGAGTCAAAAGCAAGAGCAAATGGCTCCGTCGTCACCGCTGTCTGATTTGATTCACGGATTCTGCTCATCTGTCAATGAGAAAGAACTGAGTAGATTAGAGAAACTCTTGTCCAAGGACTGCATTTTTGAGTCCTCGGCGTACTCGAAACCCTTACAAGGAAAGGTAATCAAACAAGTGCAGCTACGGCATCGAACAAATAAGGTACTCCATAACCATTACGTTTTTCCCTCTGTGAATGCAGAGGATCAACCAGTTCTTCAAGGAACTCACGGAAGCCATGGGAACTCATGTAAGATTTGTCATCGACGAGGTGTACGAGGGGAAGGAACTAACGACTGCAGCAACATGGCATCTTGGTAAGATTTGTAGGTTAAGTATAGCCACCAACACTCGCTCGATACAGGCTAAAACAAATGTTGTGCAGAGTGGAACAACCAGTTCATCCCCTTGACGAAAGGCTGCAGCTTTTTCAAGTGTTCTAAAGATGGCGACCTGCTGCTCATCAAGTAGTCATCACCCACCAATCGTGCTACAGCAAAACCACAAACTGGCGACAAGAATTCCAGCTAATGATTGACACGTTTATGTGTATTGCATTGCAGGGAAGCTCGTGTCCTCGTTGAGTCACCTGTGAAACCAGGAGATCTTGTTCTTGTAAGCTATTCCATCAACTTATTTAGAGTCTCATTTAAATTCTTGAGTCATTTGTTCTCACCTTTTAGCTTGTAACAAAAATGGAGTATTACACTTGCAGGGGACGCTGAAACGTATCATCTCTCTGTTTGACAAATTCCCGAGAGTAGCTGGATGTATATTTCTCTAACCCTTTATCAACCTATTGAAACTGTAGACTAgaacattatcaaaaagcattacTGATCAAATGCAATATGAACTGCAGGGTACTTACGGAAGCATGATgtgctacttcattatatttgcaTAATATACATGTTTTTGCGGCCTGTGATCCTTCCACTCTTCGTGTACTACACAAATCAGTGGGTATGGCTTCAACTTAAATTACCACAAAATATTCTACAGATGTTCATAGACTATGTATGGAAATTACTATTAATCATCATAAAAAGGCTTATGTGAACTCCATCTTGTGATTTTTATCTCTCAATATGTAAATATACAAATTCAAGAGGACATGCTTCGAGAAATCTAGATCTAATCATTAGATCTGCTCATGTGGAATCCACGAAGTCCAGGAATGCCACACCTACCACTTGGATAGGAGGTCATGGAGATGACACTCGAGTAGCTCGCTTGTGGACTTGGCGAGCGGGCACTAAGCTTATCGTAGCACTGTAGAGATGTGGGCGTGGAGGAGTGCTTCATAGCGGTGGTACAGACTACATCTCATGGGCATGGGAAGTGGAATGACTGCCGAACACACAAGTCCCGCCACATTACACCATAGAAGGCTCCGCTTTCTGTCAGTAGACCAGTATGAAAAGGACGCGGCCACCGACAGGGTGCGCTCCCGTGAGCCGCCGGGCATGCCGGAACTTAGCGGGGCCGGCGAGCTCAAGTGGGGCGAAACGTGGGAGACCGGTCCTTACGCCCTTTTCGTGTCTTCTAAGCGAATGGTACGTTACTGATGTATGTTCTGCACACGCGCGATAATGTTCATCTAATGACCTCCGGCATGAAACCCAGTAGCGATACAACGCCGTATACTTAAGCAAATCATTACCATCCTAAATTTGTACACGTGGATAAAACTCTATCGGTCATCTCacatatttatcatatatttaataaatttaattatattttcagGGGTTAATAATATCCTAATCAATATAATATATTAGGAATCAAATCCAAActgaataaaaatctaaaatacttCAATCCCTCTTCCAAGCCAATTcataaatgaaaattttcttatcaaaatttataaattgtttttaatcaatatttgattcaaatacatgataacatagataattctatttatttatagaatattataatataagaTAATTAATGCTGAGCTACATATATTTGTGTAAATCATATGCTTATAatagaataatttaaaatatttttttaaacaataaAATTTGAACATACTTTTTAGCAATATATACGTAATTACATATCAAGTAACGTTTTAGCAACGATGACCATATTATATCACCGTGACAAGGTTCGGAATCAAAATTTATCCCTGACCTAAAAAAGAAACTAGTTTGTGACAAATTCTAATGTGTAACTCTCATTAGCATCTTCTAGATAGCGATCATGCTAATTAGTTAACTGAGACATAATATATCATATGTCAAATaattgaatattttttaaaaaacatttcacataataaatttcagaactGATTTTGCAAAAGATTTTATAACAATTTGCAGCATAAAATAATTTGCAGGcaaataataatttcaaataaaatttgcAAGATATATACTCTTTCATAGGTTGTAAATATATAATAATGATAATTCTTTTTGAATCATAAAGTATTATGGTGCAACCTTATGGTGCATGTGGAGAGGAAGATCGTGTTGCGATTTGATGAGCATCATCATCCCATTTGCCATTTGGATAGAAGATGACAATTGACATTCTTTATCATCTCttataaatttaagatttttcaaggatatatgatctctctatgtAACATATCTCATATGATACACATAGTTTTCAGTTTTATAGTTTTTAGTGCACCAATCGTTATACGACAATAAGATGTTTTTCTTTGAAAAAtctagatttttattttctattcttccactacgcacGTGATAATCTGATCAaattgagggactatagatatatcaaATTTACTATCTATATGTAGATTAGAATTTAAATTAAAGAAATCAAAtattcataattttaattttaatgggAGGGGTGGCCAAGAGGAGACTAGTCTGTGCCACCTTTTGGCCCCTTCTATTTACAGAGATTCCTACCACTTAAATCTAATATATCctatcatattgggtattggatatctATCTAATTATCAAATTCTCGTGGATTAGTAAATCTTTATATAATAATCTCTATTTACTCTTATTGAGTCTCACTCAAAAGATCTAATAATTAAGGGGCTTActatatatccaataagataggtgcTCCAACGAAGATCTCATATTCGAATATCTACTTATCGCAACATCTATTATATACgtatgactctctaggcctaatatcgagctagttgtgagttgtacttatcagaacttcttcttactcaatgaattattatctctataataattcactcaattcatcgactatgaatgtactaggccactacgccataatccttagacgatataggagaatctaatcaattggacctatctatcctcaattatcatatatcaatagtctctcatctatctaatatctcagagaccatatatTGGGTATGACATTGTCAGGCCCATATGGAATCTACT
This Musa acuminata AAA Group cultivar baxijiao unplaced genomic scaffold, Cavendish_Baxijiao_AAA HiC_scaffold_1141, whole genome shotgun sequence DNA region includes the following protein-coding sequences:
- the LOC135671563 gene encoding uncharacterized protein LOC135671563, producing the protein MTCASFPSQTLSPTPRSKSLPQSSSAACVCLHFIETNQKRGRYLRGKTAISRSSTRLLPWVPLCARKPPPRGESQKQEQMAPSSPLSDLIHGFCSSVNEKELSRLEKLLSKDCIFESSAYSKPLQGKRINQFFKELTEAMGTHVRFVIDEVYEGKELTTAATWHLEWNNQFIPLTKGCSFFKCSKDGDLLLIKEARVLVESPVKPGDLVLGTLKRIISLFDKFPRVAGWYLRKHDVLLHYICIIYMFLRPVILPLFVYYTNQWVWLQLKLPQNILQMFIDYVWKLLLIIIKRLM